A genome region from Erigeron canadensis isolate Cc75 chromosome 3, C_canadensis_v1, whole genome shotgun sequence includes the following:
- the LOC122592626 gene encoding germin-like protein 5-1 translates to MASRRDYYGLVMIGMMMAIFMASFVSADPDLLQDVCVADIASGVKMNGFACKSNISAEDFFFPGLAKPAGTNNTFGATVTPASVNQINGLNTLGVSMARVDYAPGGINPPHTHPRATEIVFVLEGELDVGFITTENKLFSKTIKKGEIFTFPRGLIHFQLNNGKVPAAALAAFNSQLPGTQRVANALFASSPTVEDVVLTKAFQVGTKEVEKIKSRLAPK, encoded by the exons ATGGCTTCAAGAAGAGATTATTATGGATTGGTAATGATTGGCATGATGATGGCCATCTTTATGGCTTCTTTTGTCTCGGCTGATCCTGATCTACTTCAAGATGTTTGTGTTGCAGATATTGCTTCAG GTGTAAAAATGAACGGATTCGCTTGTAAAAGCAACATATCAGCAGAGGATTTTTTCTTCCCGGGTTTAGCAAAACCCGCGGGCACCAACAATACATTCGGCGCAACAGTGACCCCAGCCTCAGTAAACCAAATCAACGGGCTAAACACATTGGGTGTGTCTATGGCTCGGGTTGATTATGCACCTGGTGGCATTAACCCGCCACACACTCACCCAAGAGCCACTGAAATTGTGTTTGTACTTGAAGGAGAATTGGATGTCGGATTCATCACCACAGAAAACAAACTCTTCTCCAAGACTATCAAGAAAGGTGAAATATTCACATTTCCAAGAGGCCTAATTCATTTCCAGCTAAATAATGGGAAAGTTCCTGCAGCCGCTCTTGCAGCCTTCAATAGCCAGTTGCCGGGTACACAAAGAGTGGCAAACGCTTTGTTTGCGTCGTCTCCCACGGTGGAAGATGTTGTGTTAACTAAAGCATTCCAAGTTGGAACCAAAGAAGTGGAGAAAATCAAGTCTAGACTTGCTCCTAAGTAA
- the LOC122592707 gene encoding germin-like protein 5-1, whose protein sequence is MAARRDYYGLVMIGMMMAIFLASFVSADPELLQDVCVADLASGVKMNGFACKSNISANDFFFAGLAKPASTNNTFGATVTPASVTQINGLNTLGVSMARIDYAPGGTNPPHTHPRATEIVFVLEGELDVGFITTENKLFSKTIKKGEIFTFPRGLIHFQINKGKVPAAVIAGFNSQLPGTQRVATALFASSPTVEDVVLTKAFQVGTKEVEKIKSRLAPKV, encoded by the exons ATGGCTGCAAGAAGAGATTATTATGGATTGGTAATGATTGGAATGATGATGGCCATCTTTTTGGCTTCTTTTGTCTCTGCTGATCCTGAATTGCTTCAAGATGTTTGTGTTGCAGATCTTGCTTCAG GTGTAAAAATGAATGGATTCGCCTGCAAAAGCAACATATCAGCAAATGATTTTTTCTTTGCCGGTTTAGCAAAACCTGCTAGCACCAACAACACATTCGGCGCAACGGTTACACCAGCCTCAGTCACCCAAATCAATGGGCTAAACACCTTGGGCGTGTCCATGGCTCGCATTGATTATGCACCAGGGGGCACTAACCCACCACACACCCACCCAAGAGCCACTGAAATCGTGTTTGTACTTGAAGGAGAATTGGATGTCGGATTCATTACCACAGAAAACAAACTCTTTTCCAAGACTATCAAGAAAGGTGAAATATTCACATTCCCAAGAGGCTTAATTCACTTTCAGATAAACAAAGGAAAAGTTCCTGCCGCGGTTATTGCAGGCTTCAACAGCCAATTACCGGGCACACAAAGAGTGGCAACCGCTTTGTTTGCATCGTCTCCCACGGTGGAAGATGTtgtgttgactaaagcattccAAGTTGGAACCAAAGAAGTGGAGAAAATCAAGTCTAGACTTGCTCCTAAAGTGTAA
- the LOC122593821 gene encoding peroxidase N1-like, which translates to MTVYFHMKTTPNLFVVLLAISSIRVLGCTRVGFYEKTCPRAEIIVQDVVKSAVKANYTYAPGLLRMFFHDCFVRGCDASILLNGPSTEQTATPNSHLRGFEVINRAKTMLENECPGVVSCADILALAARDAVIQTGGTFWEVPTGRRDGLVSLKSEAEDLPSSRTPAEDQIKIFAKKGLNTEDLVTLAGGHTIGTAACARFTDRLYNYKNNHGPDPDIDQVLLLHLQTLCPHNGDHGTRVALDTGSVNSFDNSYYENVRAGRGVLESDSELWTDPRTQRFVQQFLGDKKNHELKFTKKFGRAMVKLGNVEVKTGNEGEIRRVCNKIN; encoded by the exons ATGACGGTTTACTTTCATATGAAAACTACACCCAACTTGTTTGTTGTACTTTTAGCCATCTCAAGCATTAGGGTTCTCGGATGCACGCGAGTTGGGTTCTACGAAAAAACATGCCCACGGGCAGAAATAATCGTGCAGGATGTGGTCAAGTCTGCTGTCAAAGCAAACTACACATATGCACCTGGTTTACTAAGAATGTTCTTTCACGATTGCTTTGTTAGAGGATGTGATGCATCTATCTTACTTAACGGTCCTTCTACTGAGCAAACCGCAACACCAAATTCCCACTTGAGAGGCTTTGAAGTTATTAATAGAGCAAAAACCATGCTCGAAAATGAATGTCCTGGGGTGGTTTCTTGTGCTGACATTCTTGCCCTTGCAGCTCGTGATGCTGTGATTCAA ACTGGGGGAACTTTTTGGGAAGTTCCGACAGGTCGCAGAGACGGGCTAGTTTCACTGAAATCAGAAGCTGAAGATTTGCCTAGTTCTAGGACCCCCGCCGAAGACCAGATCAAGATATTTGCCAAAAAAGGTCTTAACACTGAAGATCTTGTTACCCTTGCTG GAGGCCACACGATTGGGACGGCAGCTTGTGCAAGATTCACTGACAGGCTATACAACTACAAAAATAACCATGGACCCGATCCGGATATTGACCAAGTATTGCTATTACATCTTCAAACCCTGTGCCCACACAATGGTGATCATGGAACACGCGTGGCTTTAGATACAGGCAGCGTAAACAGTTTCGATAATTCATACTATGAAAACGTGAGGGCTGGACGAGGAGTACTTGAATCCGATTCAGAGCTATGGACGGATCCAAGAACACAAAGGTTTGTTCAACAATTTTTAGGAGATAAGAAAAACCATGAATTGAAATTTACCAAGAAGTTTGGGAGAGCAATGGTGAAGTTGGGTAATGTTGAAGTGAAGACTGGGAATGAAGGAGAAATTCGTAGGGTATGTAACAAGATTAATTAA